From a region of the Oryza sativa Japonica Group chromosome 6, ASM3414082v1 genome:
- the LOC107281273 gene encoding uncharacterized protein produces the protein MSYGEYASTPTDAEAKLSAELLKEWFCSFYEGFMKDARIRFPYEDSADLELPSDFRFEDINHEKFQKSREVLIAAISPCILPVGIHQGRNIQVSYEFYHPMSSAKQLGLGQLPIGLFFADKIQYRGQITSTLMMDRLLNLLGPPLGSIDNIELAGFRSKNFDRWWGEWKLHLFHQLASMYLTDLFPDVIPQTTESSPSHQSNSGKNIEYAPGLIPNGGGLSPPIIGYHAPKTSTLLHGLTRDPADAGKKRKTRSSAVSTLALAPKKKTKFKKTQPTDKPTDDLPALDPSIVQALNEEEIGEDVDQAVAEMSDTERTPSASPKQTPPTPSAPVHFTRKKKTAVKKKPAATIVKSAPPPPPPSPSVQQLSSDQTASAVWCHHIEEEEQPAAPAIPPVSSLLTSEITLMRQKKTLQAKL, from the exons atgtcatatggagaatatgcatccacaccaaccgATGCTGAAGCAAAGCTATCGGCTGAGCTGCTCAAGGAATGGTTCTGTAGCTTCTACGAAGGTTTTATGAAAGATGCACGGATCAGGTTTCCTTATGAAGACTCAGCAGACCTTGAACTTCCATCagactttagatttgaagacattaatcatgaaaaattccaaaaatccagAGAAGTTCTTatagctgcaatcagcccatgcatccttcctgtcggcATTCACCAAGGGAGAAACATCCAAGTCTCCTACGAGTTTTATCACCCAATGAGCTCGGCCAAACAACTTGGattgggccaactcccaatcggcttattctttgccgacAAGATTCAGTACCGAGGACAAATCACATCCACtctaatgatggatcggctacttAACCTACTAGGACCCCCTCTAGGCAGCATTGATAATATTGAGTTGGCAGGatttagaagcaaaaactttgacagatggtggggtgaatggaagttgCATCTATTTCATCAATTGGCTTCAATGTATTTGACAGATCTATTCCCTGACGTCATACCCCAG acaacagagtCCTCCCCTTCACATCAAAGTAACAGTGGCAAAAACATTGAATATGCTCCAGGTCTAATTCCGAATGGAGGTGGACTATCTCCCCCCATTATCGGCtaccatgcccccaagacttcaactCTCCTTCACGGCCTAACCAGGGATCCAGCCGATGCaggcaagaaaaggaaaaccagaTCATCGGCCGTGAGTACCTTGGCCTTAGCTccaaagaaaaagaccaaattcAAGAAAACTCAACCGACTGATAAGCCGACTGATGATTTGCCCGCCTTGGATCCATCTATTGTACAAGCTTTAAATGAAGAGGAAATTGGTGAAGATGTTGACCAGGCTGTAGCCGAAATGAGTGACACagaaagaacaccatcggcttcacccaagcaaacgcctccaactccttctgcccccGTTCATTTTACAAGA aaaaagaaaactgctgTGAAGAAAAAGCCAGCAGCAACGATTGTCAAGTCAGCCCCACCA cctcctcctccttctccttctgtaCAGCAATTGTCAAGTGACCAGACTGCATCAGCTGTGTGGTGTCATCAcatcgaggaggaagaacaaccagctgctcctgctatccca CCGGtctcttctcttttgacatcagaGATTACCTTGATGAGGCAGAAGAAGACACTTCAAGCAAAGCTCTAG